A single region of the Devosia sp. FJ2-5-3 genome encodes:
- a CDS encoding M20/M25/M40 family metallo-hydrolase, translated as MTSASQDLRNHLDRDDAVELLRSAIGHQSITGNEAGFVAYLAEQMTRRGLSDVSVTEFEPGRTNVCGTLRGKGNGPRLLFVGHTDTVHVEGWSEHWAGDIRENPFGAPIIDGEIWGRGAGDLKAGICASLSAMSLLQEAGISLGGDVDFAFVGDEESGQPGSGISAGVKAHVARIAKGELPRPDFVIYTEPTRLSVYTAQMGFFIADITITGKSAYFGVPELGHDALKASHKIMSALWAHSDEIAGRAEHDLLGKGFLLITTLNGGGFIAVPEKCTLSLIRKLLPGENLDTAAAELEATIRGAVDDPAISIDIAYSAARDHRVGGTAAEVDRTLPAVEALCAAVAEAMPGRGVVEGAPFWSEGPFFNGQLNIPAVYCAPGDIRNCHTFEERVSVEEYLNGVVAFADFMTRFCGVAKE; from the coding sequence GTGACTTCAGCCAGCCAGGATCTGCGAAACCACCTCGATCGTGACGATGCCGTGGAACTGCTGCGCAGCGCCATCGGCCATCAGAGCATCACTGGAAATGAAGCGGGCTTCGTTGCCTATCTGGCCGAGCAGATGACCAGGCGCGGGCTCAGCGATGTTTCCGTCACCGAATTCGAGCCCGGCCGCACCAATGTCTGCGGCACCCTGCGGGGCAAGGGCAATGGCCCACGCCTGCTGTTTGTCGGTCACACCGATACGGTCCATGTCGAGGGCTGGTCCGAACACTGGGCCGGCGATATCCGGGAAAACCCCTTTGGCGCGCCGATCATCGATGGCGAAATCTGGGGTCGCGGGGCAGGGGACCTCAAGGCCGGCATCTGCGCCAGCCTTTCGGCCATGTCCCTATTGCAGGAGGCCGGCATTTCGCTCGGTGGGGATGTCGATTTCGCCTTTGTCGGCGACGAGGAATCCGGTCAGCCCGGCAGCGGTATTTCCGCCGGGGTGAAGGCCCATGTCGCCCGCATCGCCAAAGGCGAGCTGCCGCGGCCCGATTTCGTCATCTATACCGAGCCGACGCGCCTTTCCGTCTACACGGCCCAGATGGGCTTTTTCATTGCCGACATCACGATCACCGGCAAGTCCGCCTATTTCGGCGTGCCCGAGCTGGGCCATGATGCGCTCAAGGCCAGCCACAAGATCATGTCGGCGCTGTGGGCACATTCGGACGAAATCGCCGGCCGCGCCGAGCACGATCTGCTCGGCAAGGGATTTTTGCTGATCACCACGCTCAATGGCGGCGGCTTCATCGCCGTGCCGGAAAAGTGCACGCTCTCGCTGATCCGCAAGCTGTTGCCCGGCGAAAATCTGGATACGGCCGCCGCCGAGCTTGAGGCGACTATTCGCGGCGCGGTGGACGACCCCGCTATTTCCATCGACATCGCCTATTCGGCGGCGCGCGATCACCGGGTCGGTGGCACTGCCGCCGAGGTCGATCGGACGTTGCCGGCCGTCGAGGCCCTCTGCGCTGCCGTGGCCGAGGCCATGCCCGGGCGCGGCGTCGTCGAGGGGGCGCCCTTCTGGTCCGAAGGGCCGTTCTTCAACGGCCAATTGAACATTCCGGCGGTCTATTGCGCGCCGGGCGACATCCGCAACTGCCACACGTTTGAAGAGCGCGTCAGCGTCGAAGAATACCTCAATGGTGTCGTGGCCTTTGCAGATTTCATGACCCGCTTCTGCGGCGTCGCGAAAGAATAG
- a CDS encoding ROK family transcriptional regulator: MNQPRIARQFSLRAVMEAVLQNGPISRASIAKQTGLSKQTISEVMRELEEGGWVVETGRTTGHVGRTAVTYELVPEAAFIVAVDLGGTKVRVAICDLATRILAEETEPTRAEDAREVVEQIAALTRKLALKGGVPMEKIRLAVVGVPGAPQDDTGRVLLAPNIAGLDQIDVPAALKSALGFDVMLENDVNLAVLGESWLGSGQGIENLAYIAVGTGVGSGLILNGQLVRGAANAAGEIGFMPFGADPYEPESLRMGAFERVVASHGIVARYKTLTGREETVRTIFGRLADADADAEALQVLDETARLLAQGVAAIASLTNPGKVILGGSIGERPELVSRVRDVLPLCFPYPVPVEAGALGAHAALVGAAALGLSHLHNTLFGADAPESRISLPPANAAHMREALR, encoded by the coding sequence GTGAATCAGCCCCGTATTGCACGCCAGTTCTCGCTTCGCGCCGTTATGGAAGCCGTGCTTCAGAACGGGCCGATCTCCCGCGCCTCCATCGCCAAGCAGACCGGTCTGTCCAAGCAGACGATTTCCGAAGTGATGCGCGAGCTCGAAGAGGGCGGCTGGGTTGTCGAAACGGGACGGACGACGGGCCATGTCGGGCGCACGGCCGTCACCTATGAACTGGTGCCCGAAGCCGCCTTCATCGTGGCGGTGGACCTCGGTGGCACCAAGGTGCGCGTCGCCATTTGCGATTTGGCGACACGAATTCTCGCAGAAGAAACCGAACCAACCCGCGCTGAAGACGCGCGGGAGGTGGTCGAGCAGATCGCGGCATTGACCCGGAAGTTGGCCCTCAAGGGCGGCGTGCCGATGGAAAAAATCCGCCTCGCGGTTGTTGGTGTTCCTGGTGCCCCCCAGGACGATACCGGCCGCGTTCTGCTCGCTCCAAATATCGCCGGCCTGGACCAGATCGACGTTCCGGCGGCGCTCAAATCCGCGCTCGGCTTTGATGTCATGCTCGAAAATGACGTCAATCTCGCCGTTCTGGGCGAAAGCTGGCTCGGCAGCGGGCAGGGCATCGAAAACCTCGCCTATATCGCTGTCGGCACCGGCGTCGGCTCCGGGCTCATCCTCAATGGCCAGCTCGTGCGCGGCGCGGCCAATGCCGCGGGTGAAATCGGCTTCATGCCCTTTGGCGCCGATCCGTACGAGCCGGAATCGCTGCGCATGGGCGCCTTCGAGCGCGTCGTTGCCTCCCACGGCATCGTGGCGCGCTACAAGACCCTGACCGGCCGGGAAGAAACCGTGCGCACGATCTTTGGTCGCCTTGCGGACGCAGACGCAGACGCAGAGGCGCTCCAGGTGCTCGACGAGACGGCGCGCCTGCTTGCTCAGGGCGTTGCCGCCATCGCCTCGCTCACCAATCCGGGCAAGGTCATTCTCGGCGGCTCCATTGGCGAGCGCCCCGAACTCGTCAGTCGCGTGCGCGATGTGCTGCCGCTCTGCTTTCCCTATCCGGTCCCGGTCGAGGCCGGTGCATTGGGTGCCCATGCGGCGCTGGTCGGCGCGGCGGCGCTCGGCCTCAGCCATCTCCACAATACGCTCTTTGGGGCCGATGCCCCAGAATCCAGGATTTCACTGCCGCCGGCCAATGCGGCGCATATGCGGGAGGCCCTTCGGTGA
- a CDS encoding substrate-binding domain-containing protein produces the protein MKLAMLLGSAIAVLSASIAHAQAPVTVGPNGEPATPVAELQLSDAQIAQLKDGNYTAAFAWHELYDWSSAVAQGAKDEFERLGIAVVAETTAGFDSAVQQSNVETVMALNPSILISLPVDPAAGASTYAAAVEGGAKLVFVDNAAEGFVHGTDYVTTVSADLVGIGNKTAEAMNAAIGGQGKIGYIFHDADFHVTNLRDATFKWNIENQYTGIEIVAEAGMADPARIDDIASAMLLQNPDLDALYVPWAEPADAVLSVLRQQGLDDVKIITIDLNEPVALDMINGGNTAVLIADEAYNIGVYAARAGAAALLGEAVDPFLVVDALIVTADNIEAGWQQSLHQDPPASLLRAK, from the coding sequence ATGAAACTTGCTATGCTCTTGGGGTCTGCGATTGCCGTTTTGTCGGCGTCCATTGCCCATGCCCAGGCGCCGGTTACGGTCGGCCCTAACGGCGAACCTGCAACCCCCGTGGCTGAGCTTCAGCTTTCGGATGCGCAGATCGCCCAGCTCAAGGACGGCAATTACACCGCTGCCTTTGCCTGGCACGAGCTTTACGACTGGTCGAGCGCCGTCGCCCAGGGTGCAAAGGACGAATTCGAACGTCTTGGCATCGCGGTCGTGGCCGAAACCACTGCAGGCTTCGACTCGGCTGTTCAGCAGTCCAATGTCGAAACCGTCATGGCTCTCAATCCATCCATCCTGATCTCGCTGCCGGTCGATCCGGCAGCGGGCGCCAGCACCTATGCCGCAGCGGTCGAAGGCGGAGCCAAGCTCGTCTTCGTCGACAACGCCGCCGAAGGCTTTGTCCATGGCACCGACTATGTGACCACGGTTTCGGCTGACCTCGTCGGCATCGGCAACAAGACCGCCGAGGCCATGAACGCGGCCATCGGCGGCCAGGGCAAGATCGGCTACATCTTCCACGACGCCGATTTCCACGTGACCAATCTGCGCGACGCCACTTTCAAGTGGAACATCGAGAACCAGTACACCGGCATCGAGATCGTCGCGGAAGCCGGCATGGCCGACCCGGCCCGTATCGATGACATCGCCAGCGCCATGCTGCTGCAGAACCCTGACCTCGACGCGCTCTACGTGCCGTGGGCGGAGCCTGCCGATGCCGTGCTGTCGGTGCTGCGCCAGCAGGGTCTCGATGACGTCAAGATCATCACCATCGACCTCAACGAGCCTGTGGCCCTCGACATGATCAATGGTGGCAATACCGCCGTCCTGATCGCCGACGAAGCCTATAATATCGGCGTTTATGCCGCCCGTGCCGGTGCCGCTGCCCTGCTCGGCGAAGCCGTCGATCCCTTCCTCGTCGTCGATGCACTGATCGTCACTGCCGACAATATCGAGGCAGGCTGGCAGCAGTCGCTGCATCAGGATCCGCCGGCATCGCTCCTGCGGGCCAAGTAA
- a CDS encoding ABC transporter substrate-binding protein: protein MGLHWKRGALALAAMATLGVTNSVAASELGKVTMSVVPSTSSAVLYVARDNGYFDKHGLEVEIVEFTSGAEAERAMVAGAVDMGGGGVGSTLIMANRGIEATNVVLFQDKPIFTLVTSSAFDVQPGDFQALKGKNIGISSPGSLTDLFLRIALRDAGLDPDTDVTIVATGGLAAHLPALQAGRVDAQMTWEPSTVTITHENAGKIFMDLRTDDVPENLQNLLGSSLQVTDDWLNASDENLAKAKAAARAIAEAGRDIKADPALMVGTLEKIFPNVTAELLTEIAEIEAAAYNPVITQEAIAHMNDVYVEAGLIAQPVAFEDLVDPRLSAEWE from the coding sequence ATGGGACTGCATTGGAAGAGAGGCGCGCTTGCTTTGGCGGCGATGGCCACGCTCGGCGTGACGAACAGTGTAGCCGCGAGTGAATTGGGCAAGGTGACGATGTCCGTCGTGCCCTCCACCAGTTCGGCGGTGCTCTATGTGGCACGCGACAACGGCTATTTTGACAAGCACGGCCTTGAGGTCGAGATCGTTGAATTCACCAGTGGCGCCGAAGCAGAGCGCGCCATGGTCGCCGGCGCGGTTGATATGGGCGGTGGCGGCGTCGGCAGCACGCTGATCATGGCAAATCGGGGAATTGAAGCGACCAATGTCGTGCTGTTCCAGGACAAGCCGATCTTTACGCTGGTGACCTCGAGCGCCTTCGATGTGCAGCCGGGCGATTTCCAGGCCCTTAAGGGCAAGAATATCGGCATCAGTTCGCCGGGCAGCCTCACCGACCTGTTCCTGCGCATTGCACTGCGCGACGCCGGTCTTGATCCCGATACCGATGTCACGATCGTCGCCACGGGTGGACTTGCGGCGCATCTGCCAGCCCTGCAGGCCGGTCGCGTCGATGCCCAGATGACCTGGGAGCCATCCACGGTGACCATTACCCATGAGAATGCCGGCAAGATTTTCATGGATCTGCGCACCGACGACGTGCCGGAAAACCTGCAGAACCTCCTGGGTAGCTCGCTGCAGGTGACCGATGACTGGCTCAACGCAAGTGATGAAAACCTCGCCAAGGCCAAGGCCGCAGCGCGTGCGATTGCAGAGGCCGGTCGCGACATCAAGGCTGATCCGGCCTTGATGGTCGGTACGCTCGAGAAGATTTTCCCGAACGTCACCGCAGAGCTTCTCACCGAGATCGCTGAAATCGAGGCCGCCGCATACAACCCGGTCATCACACAAGAAGCCATTGCGCACATGAACGATGTCTATGTCGAGGCGGGCCTGATCGCCCAGCCGGTGGCCTTCGAAGACCTGGTCGACCCGCGCCTTTCCGCGGAATGGGAATAG
- a CDS encoding alanine racemase, which translates to MFLDVLRRRNPRFIEAAMALHQSGQIPANSYVLDLDTVEANARILKAEADRNDLKIFAMTKQVGRNSSFCAAVQRGGIEKSVAVDMACARATHAAGMPIGHLGHLQQIARFEADAAARTFRPDYWTVFNAEKAGEAASAAHKAGYVQSLLARIKAEGDIFYRGHEGGFDADDIVAVAEMFDALEGGRFAGITTFPALLFDHESRKVKPTPNLATLTRTAEALRKAGRTDIEINAPGTTSSVLLAALREAGATQCEPGNGLHGTTALHVMEDLPELPAVLYLTEVSHLSGGKAYCFGGGFYIDPIFPDYAVKALVSPEPTTSADALLEVEIPPPSAIDYYAMIDAESARRPAPGDTAVFGFRGQAFVTRAYTVGVSGISTGKPVVESIEHSHGAPAQWPV; encoded by the coding sequence ATGTTTCTTGACGTTCTTCGCCGCCGCAATCCGCGCTTTATCGAAGCGGCCATGGCCTTGCACCAGTCCGGCCAGATCCCGGCCAATTCCTACGTGCTCGATCTCGACACGGTCGAGGCCAATGCCCGCATTCTCAAGGCCGAGGCCGATCGCAACGATCTGAAAATCTTCGCCATGACCAAGCAGGTCGGCCGTAATTCGAGCTTCTGTGCTGCCGTGCAGCGCGGCGGGATCGAAAAATCTGTCGCCGTCGACATGGCCTGTGCCCGCGCCACCCATGCCGCCGGCATGCCGATTGGTCACCTCGGCCACCTCCAGCAAATCGCCCGCTTCGAGGCGGATGCCGCAGCGCGCACCTTCCGCCCCGATTACTGGACCGTCTTCAACGCCGAAAAGGCCGGCGAAGCCGCCTCTGCCGCCCACAAGGCCGGTTATGTCCAGAGCCTACTCGCCCGCATCAAGGCCGAAGGCGACATCTTCTATCGCGGCCACGAAGGCGGCTTTGACGCCGACGACATCGTTGCCGTGGCCGAGATGTTCGATGCTCTCGAAGGCGGCCGCTTTGCCGGCATCACCACTTTCCCGGCGCTGCTCTTTGATCATGAAAGCCGGAAGGTAAAGCCCACGCCGAACCTCGCCACCCTGACCCGTACTGCCGAAGCGCTCCGCAAGGCCGGTCGCACCGATATCGAAATCAATGCCCCGGGCACGACCTCCTCTGTGTTGCTCGCCGCCCTGCGCGAGGCCGGCGCCACCCAGTGCGAGCCGGGCAATGGCCTCCATGGCACGACGGCGCTCCACGTCATGGAAGACCTGCCCGAATTGCCGGCCGTGCTCTACCTCACCGAGGTTTCCCACCTCTCGGGCGGCAAGGCCTATTGCTTCGGTGGCGGTTTTTATATCGACCCGATCTTCCCCGACTATGCGGTCAAGGCGCTGGTTTCGCCCGAGCCGACCACATCCGCCGATGCGCTGCTCGAGGTGGAAATTCCCCCGCCATCGGCCATTGATTATTATGCCATGATCGACGCCGAGAGCGCCCGCCGTCCGGCTCCGGGCGACACGGCGGTCTTCGGCTTCCGTGGCCAGGCCTTTGTCACCCGCGCCTATACAGTGGGCGTTTCCGGCATCAGCACCGGCAAGCCGGTCGTTGAAAGTATCGAACATTCCCATGGCGCGCCCGCGCAATGGCCGGTCTAG
- a CDS encoding substrate-binding domain-containing protein, with product MRIQAIGTALLAAGMLTSVAFAQTVGPNGEAASLSADVVLSDDDIAAVQGKGYKAALLWHTSSDFINAVTAGAEDEFSRAGVEVVVTTDAGFDAAKQRSDIETALAAGPNVILSLPVDPVTSAEAFRQAVTDGVELVFLSNVPAGYTHGADYTAIVTDDLFQMGKQAADTLANAIGGEGKVGWIFHDADYYVTNQRDNAFKTVIGSDYPNIEIVAEQGIADPARAEEIASAMLLQNPDLDGIYVTWAEPADGVLAALRSAGNTDTKIVTLDLSEPVALDMVRGGNVVGLVADEAYELGRAMAAAGIKGLLGEEVPAFVVAPALTVTADNVAEGWQQSLHRDAPASVLNAK from the coding sequence ATGCGTATTCAGGCTATCGGAACTGCACTTCTGGCAGCGGGCATGCTGACCAGCGTCGCATTCGCACAGACTGTTGGCCCCAACGGCGAAGCGGCTTCGCTTAGCGCCGACGTCGTCCTCAGCGACGACGACATCGCTGCCGTCCAGGGCAAGGGCTACAAGGCTGCTCTCCTCTGGCACACCTCGTCCGATTTCATCAATGCCGTCACCGCTGGCGCCGAGGATGAATTCTCCCGCGCAGGCGTCGAAGTGGTCGTGACCACCGATGCCGGCTTTGACGCCGCCAAGCAGCGCTCCGACATCGAAACCGCACTGGCCGCCGGCCCGAACGTAATCCTGTCGCTGCCGGTCGACCCGGTCACCTCGGCTGAAGCCTTCCGCCAGGCCGTCACCGATGGCGTCGAGCTGGTCTTCCTCTCCAACGTCCCCGCCGGCTACACCCACGGCGCCGACTACACCGCCATCGTCACCGACGACCTGTTCCAGATGGGCAAGCAGGCCGCGGACACCCTGGCCAATGCCATTGGCGGCGAAGGCAAGGTCGGCTGGATTTTCCACGACGCCGATTATTACGTCACCAACCAGCGCGACAACGCTTTCAAGACCGTGATCGGTTCGGACTATCCGAACATCGAGATCGTGGCCGAACAGGGCATTGCCGATCCGGCCCGCGCCGAAGAAATCGCCAGCGCCATGCTGCTGCAGAACCCCGACCTCGACGGCATCTACGTCACCTGGGCCGAACCGGCTGACGGCGTGCTCGCGGCCCTGCGTTCCGCTGGCAATACCGACACCAAGATCGTCACCCTCGATCTTTCCGAACCCGTTGCCCTCGACATGGTCCGCGGTGGCAATGTTGTCGGCCTCGTCGCTGACGAAGCCTACGAACTCGGTCGCGCCATGGCAGCTGCCGGTATCAAGGGCCTGCTTGGTGAAGAAGTCCCCGCCTTTGTCGTCGCACCGGCCCTGACCGTCACCGCCGACAACGTTGCGGAAGGCTGGCAGCAGTCCCTGCACCGGGATGCTCCCGCGTCCGTTTTGAACGCGAAGTAA
- a CDS encoding ABC transporter ATP-binding protein, whose translation MTTEAKLRVEGVSLDFGNAERSLRVLENVNLELRQGEFCTIVGPSGCGKSTLLNVIAGLTPPTEGASYLDGQVIAPGDPKIGYMFQSDTLLPWNTALENVRLPLEAVGRKDDGRCLDLLKRVGVGGFADVYPWQLSGGMKKRVQLARLLAQEPEVLLMDEPFGALDAQTKLLIQEELLRLWESTRLTVLFVTHDLSEAICLSDRVLLFSARPGRVKTEYSVPLERPRNIETIVQDRQYNELFVQLWRSLKEEIQLS comes from the coding sequence ATGACGACAGAAGCCAAGCTTCGGGTCGAGGGAGTTTCCCTGGATTTCGGTAATGCCGAACGCAGCCTGCGTGTGCTCGAAAATGTAAATCTTGAACTCAGGCAGGGAGAGTTCTGCACCATTGTGGGGCCTTCCGGTTGCGGCAAGAGTACCCTTCTGAACGTCATCGCCGGTCTCACGCCCCCTACTGAAGGCGCCAGCTATCTGGATGGGCAGGTGATCGCGCCCGGCGATCCGAAGATTGGCTACATGTTCCAGAGCGACACGCTGCTGCCCTGGAATACCGCCCTCGAGAATGTGCGCCTGCCGCTCGAGGCGGTCGGTCGCAAGGACGATGGGCGCTGTCTTGACCTGCTGAAGCGCGTGGGTGTCGGCGGTTTCGCCGACGTCTACCCCTGGCAGCTCTCAGGCGGCATGAAAAAACGGGTCCAGCTGGCGCGACTGCTCGCCCAGGAACCGGAAGTTCTGCTCATGGACGAGCCGTTTGGTGCGCTGGACGCGCAAACCAAGCTGCTCATCCAGGAGGAACTCCTGCGGCTTTGGGAATCGACCAGGCTGACGGTTCTGTTTGTCACGCACGACCTGTCCGAAGCCATCTGCCTGTCGGACCGTGTCCTGCTCTTCAGCGCCCGTCCCGGACGGGTGAAGACGGAATACAGCGTTCCGCTCGAAAGACCGCGGAACATCGAAACGATCGTGCAGGATCGCCAGTACAACGAGTTGTTTGTTCAGCTTTGGCGCAGCCTCAAAGAAGAAATTCAGCTGTCGTGA
- a CDS encoding IclR family transcriptional regulator, giving the protein MNESKSGASESRTVGSVDRALQIIEMLIDHPGEELGVTEIARHVGIAKSTAHQLLATMLARGFLDQDENSLRYRLGLRTMEAGVVASANIGIGPALIPLLQELVDEVRETSSIGVLSGNGVVLLQRVEADSILRVELKLGSRLPLHSSAVGRMLLATMPAPERSLRIKELNLSPEDLASTEAAVAEAEKMGCAIVRDIPVDGISAIAVPIQNQHRRAIAGLVIAGPTFRFEPLDYRDTAWEMARQISNRMKSLV; this is encoded by the coding sequence ATGAATGAGAGTAAATCAGGTGCTTCTGAGAGCCGCACCGTGGGCTCGGTGGACAGGGCTCTGCAGATCATCGAGATGCTGATCGACCACCCTGGCGAGGAGCTGGGAGTGACCGAGATCGCCCGACACGTAGGGATAGCCAAGAGTACGGCGCACCAGCTTCTGGCGACCATGCTCGCGCGGGGGTTCCTCGATCAGGACGAGAATTCGCTTCGATACCGGCTTGGTCTTCGCACGATGGAAGCGGGCGTCGTGGCCTCGGCGAACATCGGCATAGGACCGGCGCTGATCCCGCTGCTTCAGGAACTGGTTGATGAAGTGCGAGAGACGTCGTCCATCGGTGTGCTGAGTGGCAATGGTGTCGTTCTGTTGCAGCGCGTCGAGGCCGACTCGATCCTGCGTGTCGAACTCAAATTGGGGAGCCGGCTCCCGCTTCATTCCTCCGCCGTCGGGAGAATGCTTCTTGCCACCATGCCGGCGCCAGAGCGAAGCCTGAGAATAAAGGAACTGAACCTGAGCCCCGAGGATCTGGCTTCGACCGAGGCAGCTGTTGCGGAAGCCGAGAAAATGGGCTGCGCCATCGTTCGGGATATTCCTGTCGATGGGATCAGCGCCATAGCCGTTCCGATCCAGAATCAGCACCGTCGCGCCATCGCCGGCCTTGTCATTGCCGGTCCCACCTTTCGGTTCGAGCCACTCGACTATCGCGATACCGCCTGGGAAATGGCGAGACAGATATCCAACAGGATGAAGTCGCTGGTCTGA
- a CDS encoding ATP-binding cassette domain-containing protein yields the protein MVENAVAPVLELSNIHKAFGGVVAIENFSLDVRPGEIVALVGDNGAGKSTLIKIISGVYAPTSGTIRLDGEPVSMSNATKARELGIEVVYQDLALANQQPVYMNLFLGRELTKGPLKLLDRKAMIDETERLVKELDVRIPSAHATIRDLSGGQRQGIAIARASNWARKLILLDEPTAALGVAETARVEATVAALKQRNIGVLIISHSLDQVFRLSDRVCVLRRGKQIGVRTTAETDKNEIVSMITGV from the coding sequence ATGGTTGAGAACGCTGTCGCTCCCGTTCTGGAGCTGAGCAATATCCACAAGGCCTTCGGCGGTGTCGTCGCCATCGAGAACTTCTCGCTCGATGTGCGCCCCGGCGAAATCGTCGCCCTGGTGGGCGATAACGGCGCCGGCAAATCGACGCTGATCAAGATCATCTCGGGCGTCTACGCGCCGACCTCGGGCACGATCAGGCTCGATGGCGAACCGGTCTCCATGTCCAATGCCACCAAGGCGCGCGAGCTGGGCATCGAAGTGGTCTATCAGGATCTGGCGCTGGCCAATCAGCAGCCCGTCTACATGAATTTGTTCCTGGGGCGCGAGCTGACCAAGGGGCCGCTGAAGCTTCTCGATCGCAAGGCGATGATCGACGAGACCGAGCGGCTCGTCAAAGAACTGGACGTGCGCATTCCCTCCGCCCACGCAACCATCCGCGATCTTTCTGGTGGCCAGCGTCAGGGCATCGCCATTGCCCGCGCCAGCAATTGGGCGCGCAAGCTGATCCTGCTGGATGAACCCACGGCTGCGCTCGGCGTCGCCGAAACCGCACGCGTGGAAGCCACCGTCGCCGCCCTCAAGCAGCGCAATATCGGCGTCCTGATCATCAGCCACAGCCTCGATCAGGTGTTCCGTCTCTCCGACCGGGTCTGCGTCCTCCGCCGCGGCAAGCAGATCGGCGTGCGCACCACCGCCGAGACCGACAAGAACGAAATCGTCTCGATGATCACCGGCGTCTAG
- a CDS encoding ABC transporter permease gives MSSSTAADGAKRSLLSRINLQQYVVYVGFLAIFLFFAVVLRDSGFLTQRNLVNIVLQTAPSIIMAIGLVFVLSAGEIDLSFGSIVAVSALCAAMAMAALPEAALPVGIAAGIGAGLLIGFINGVLVAWVRLPSFLVTLATMGLLSGVARSLTNLRSIPVTDPLFTGIFGSGSLFGIPSLVIWVIVAVALGHMIYRETRFGAHVLATGDNAGASLVSGIKVPNIKVMIFMISGALAGLAGLLYSGRLQAAKYTLGETDLMTVIAAVIVGGTLLNGGKGSVIGALVGALMMGMLNNGLILMGLSVSDQMIVRGLIILAAVAVSLREKAR, from the coding sequence ATGTCCAGTTCAACAGCCGCTGACGGCGCCAAGCGAAGCCTGCTGTCGCGGATCAATCTGCAGCAATATGTGGTGTATGTCGGCTTCCTCGCCATCTTCCTGTTCTTTGCCGTGGTCCTGCGGGATTCCGGCTTCCTGACCCAGCGCAATCTGGTCAATATCGTCCTGCAGACCGCGCCCTCCATCATCATGGCAATCGGCCTCGTGTTTGTGCTCTCGGCCGGGGAAATCGACCTATCCTTCGGCTCGATCGTCGCCGTCTCTGCACTCTGCGCCGCCATGGCCATGGCGGCCCTGCCCGAAGCCGCCTTGCCCGTCGGCATCGCCGCCGGCATTGGCGCCGGGCTTTTGATCGGTTTTATCAATGGCGTCCTGGTCGCATGGGTTCGACTGCCGTCCTTCCTCGTGACGCTGGCCACGATGGGTCTGCTCTCGGGCGTCGCGCGGTCGCTGACCAATCTGCGCTCCATTCCGGTGACCGATCCGCTCTTTACCGGCATCTTTGGCTCGGGCTCGCTGTTCGGCATCCCCTCGCTGGTCATCTGGGTCATCGTCGCCGTCGCCCTCGGCCACATGATCTATCGCGAAACCCGCTTTGGCGCCCATGTGCTCGCCACCGGTGACAATGCTGGCGCATCGCTCGTCAGCGGCATCAAGGTGCCCAATATCAAGGTCATGATCTTCATGATCAGCGGCGCGCTCGCGGGGCTTGCGGGCCTGCTCTATTCCGGCCGTCTCCAGGCCGCCAAATATACACTTGGCGAAACCGACCTCATGACCGTCATCGCGGCGGTGATCGTGGGTGGCACGCTGCTCAATGGCGGCAAGGGCTCTGTCATCGGCGCGCTCGTCGGCGCCCTCATGATGGGCATGCTCAACAATGGCCTCATCCTCATGGGCCTCTCCGTTTCCGATCAGATGATCGTGCGGGGCCTCATCATTCTCGCGGCCGTGGCCGTGTCGCTGCGCGAAAAAGCGCGCTGA